Below is a window of Geomonas oryzisoli DNA.
GCGGACCTGAGATAGGTAGGAGAAATATCCACCCATATACCCCTTTCTTTGGTCCAGCGCACCCCTCCCTTGGTGGCGATCACCACCTTTTTTCTGCACCCTTCCAGCGCCCGGGCCAGCAGTTCCTCTGACTTGCCCAGCCCGTACGCGTCCGCGGTGTCGAAGAAGGTGACCCCGCCCTCGTAGGCAGCACGTATCGCCCGCAGTGATTCCGTTTCGTCCACCGCGCCCCAACCGTGCCCTCCGACGGCCCAGCAGCCCATCCCCAGGCGGCTGACCGGGCGGTCGCAGTTCCCCAGGGGCATGTGTTCCAATAGGCTCATCGGTGCGCGGCCCTTTTAAGAACGCGCCAAGCTGTCTGCCATAGGATAACGAGGTCGCTACCCAGGCTCCATTCCTTAACGTACTTCACGCGCAGCGCGTTTTTACGCGGCAGGATGTGCTCCCGAAAGAACCGGTCAGGATCCTCGCTCCCCACCTGGTCATCCAGGTCGGCAAACTCTATGGAGGCGTAGTCGGTGATGCCGGGGCGCATGCACAGGATGCAGCGCTCCTCACCGCTGTACTGCGAGGTGTACTCGAGCACCTCCGGCCGCGGGCCGACAAGGCTCATGTCCCCCTTGAGGACGTTCAGGAACTGGGGCAACTCATCCAGCTTCGTCTTGCGCAAAAAGGCACCGACACGGGTCACCCTGGGGTCGTTAGTCCCGGTGGTGGGGCCGCCCAGGGCCTCGGCATCGAGCACCATACTGCGGAACTTGAGGATCCTGAAGGTGGTCCCGTTCAACCCGGAGCGCACCCCTCGGTAGAACACGGGGCCGGGGCTGGAGAGCTTCACCGCGACCGCGGCAGCCAAAAGCAAAGGCCAGAGCACGAGGAGCACCAGCAGAGACAAAACGAAGTCTGCGCCCCTCTTCAACATAAGTGCCCAAGTCGGATGGTCTACGGAATCCGAGCAATGTTGTTGTTTTATGAAAGTCATGCTCACTCCGGATTCTGAAATAGCAATGCGTCATCCCCCTCACCATCGACATATACCAGCAGGTGAAGGTGGGCTGTACGTGTGCCACACGGTGCTTTCAATATCACGCCTTCAGCCCCTAGCACTTGCCAGGTTTTCGATATAGTCAGCGTATTGCCCATAAATCATGTCAGAACGAAATTGAGATTCATAAAGCTTGCGCGCGTTGGCTCCCAACTCACTACGAAGTGCCGAATCAGCTGAGAGCAGCGTGACTATTCGATAAAAAGAAGCGACATCGCCGGGAGGGTAAGAGTATCCGACGCTATATGCATCGATGAGTGCTTCCATTTCTCCTTGTAAAGAGGAAACAATAGGGATGGCTGCTGAAAAATATTCAAAGGGCTTGTTTGGCATAGCGTTATAATTGCTTTTGCCGGCCCCAGCCGGCATCATTCCAACATGCGAAATCGACATGAGGTGCAGGATATCTTCCTTATTAATCCACCCCAGCATAGTGACGTTCGGCAACTCATTGACCTGCCGACACACTTCGTCGTACTGCTCCCCTGTTCCCGCGAAGACAAAATGAATTCTGGTATTGCGCTCCTGACAAAGACGCTTAGCTGTGCTGATGACCGTGTCGAAGTCGTAGGTCTTACCGAAGGTCCCAACGAAGGAAAAGACAACCTTATCATGTGCAAGCTCCGCGTATTTAGAACGCGTAGCGTCAATAACAGGGTTGGGCTGGTACCCGATATAGAAAACCCGGTCAGTGCTGCGTTGAGGCCGTCCAGCTATTCTGACTCCCCACTGGAGGCAGCCGCGGGAAACAGCAACGATGCCATCAGCGTCTGTCAACAGCTCTTTAGTCATTCGGAAGTAACCGTCGAGGACCAAGCGGGCGAAAGTCTTAAACGGTCGTGGAAATTCGTCCACAATGGTGTCAGGCCACATATCGCGGACATCTATGACAATGGGGATACTTTTCTCTTTTGAAAATCTGACCGCTGCGTGCGCTAAATCAATGATGGGCATTGCGCTGACTATGATATCCGGCGCAGGCAATTTTTTAGCGCAGGCGGAAAAACGCTTGGCTAGACGCCGGTGGTGCAGAAAGCGTCTAAATGAAAAGTTCTTTTTATAGGTTCCTGCATGTAAAAGCCGTTGGTTGAACTGAGCTTTAACCTCAGAGACTGCATCATGGTCAAAAAGAAGTTCCTTCCCCTGATGGTAGAAAGTGCTGCACCACCATGTTACGTTGTGCCCCCTTTCTTGCAGCACTTCTCCCAAAATCCAGGTTCGCATTTTCCTAGAGTTCGGAACAAGAGGCTGGTTTTCGCCGTCCTTTATCAGCCAGATGTTCATTTCGCCACTTTCGGATCAGAGAGAGTAAAGATCATCTGCCATGCCATCAGCTGGACATAGGGGATTTTCAGCAAGACATCATCGACGGCTTCGAGTGTAGAGAGGATAGGCTTAAAGATAGGAGTATTGCGAAAAGGGACCGCAGCAATGGAAGCGAGATGAAAATAATCTACCTTTACCGTCCCGAAATACTTCTTTGCCTTGCGCAGATCCCGCAGGGTCAGGATATGCTCGGCCTCCCATGCCGTGCGAAGATGGGGCGTCATCTTGCGATAAAGAGAAATGATAGGGTTGTACCCCAAAGCCTCACCACAGATGATGAGCCCACCCGGTTTCAGAACCCTTGCCAGTTCGGGGTAGGCATTATCCAGATCCAGGTGGTGCAAAACTCCACTGCAAAGGATGACGTCGAAGGTATTATCCGGAAATTGCAGTTCTTCGGCATCCATAACCGAAAAGTTAGTCCGGTCAGCAACCCCGGCCTTTTTGGCCTCTGCTTCTGCCGTCTTCACAGACTCGTCGCTTATGTCTATACCATAGACAATGCCGCCCTTTTGTGCCATCTGTAACGACATTGCACCTAACCCACAACAGTAATCCAGAACGGTCTTACCTTTCACACTGCGCTCGATAAGCCCGTCTATGTACTCAGTGCTCTTTCTCTGAATCGCATAGTATTTCTTGTTGGAATATTTCTTGAGGAAAGATTCCTCGTCCATACAGGACCTGTCTTCCTCTCGCATGTTGTGGAATTGCATTTCCTGCTCTTTCCTGTTCATGTTAGCTCCTCAAGATTTGGGAATTTGTCTTATGTCGCCAATTGGCGGTTAGCACGCATCGTCGTACCAGACCCTCAAATATCCCCGCTCATCCACTTCAGCTGTTGCGGGTAACTGCCAAGACCCGTTCCACATCCGTCGCTCATCGTAGCGATAATTGCTTTGAAGCAAAATCTTGTTGTCCTTCTTTTCAACGACCACTCCCTCGTAGAACGTGATCTTGCCGATGTCTGACATAGCAGCGAACATTGGCTTTGCTCTTCCTGAAATTTTACCGCTGCAGACCAACTCCTTGACAAGTTGAAGTCCCCGCGTAACGCTGGTCCGCAAGTGATGAATGCCAACCATGGGAATACAGTGGAAGAGATAATGAGACTCTATGTTGTTCTGTCTCATCTTGTTGTAAAGTTCCACCAGCGTCTCAATGTTGTCGTTTACTCCCTTTAGGAGGACATTCTGGGAATAAACTTTAACGCCACAGTCAGAGATCCTTTTGAAGGCAGCCTCCACCTCGGGGAAAAACTCCACAGGGTGGTTGATCTGTGTGGCCAGCTCAAATCTCAGCGAAGGCTTGTTGCTGAAAAGATTCTGAACGCTTTGGTCGATTCTTGCCGGATCCTGCCCCGGTATTCTAGAGGCGATGCGGGCAATCTTAATATTTGGAGCATACTCGATGAGCGCGTTGAGCAGAACTTCTAACCGTTGCGGGAAGATGAGGGGGTCCCCCCCGGTAATCAGCACCTCGTTGAGGATATCCCTGTTGCTGGGATGCCCGCAGTATTTCGCCACTTCAATCAATTGCTTTTCGGACAGGGTGTGCTTCGCATAATTACTTCTGAGACAATAGCGGCAATGGGCAAGACAGACCAAGGTCGGTTCGATGACGAGCGTCTTCCGATACAACCGCTCCAACCCGGGGAGGATGCACTCCTCATTGTGAACTTCTACCCCAGCCTCATAGTGCTTCAGGCTGTGCTCATTTGCTACGGCCCCCTCCTCCTCTGACTTGCAGTACTGTAGTGCGAGGCCGAGGTACGCACGTGATTCCGGCCCTTCAGACGATTTTAGGTCTGAGAGTCTTTCACGAAGAAAAGGTGTTATTTTTTCGGGCAACAACTGGCTCATGAATTCCCCCTTTAGATAGCATGGCCTCTCTAACGCAGAAACCTTGCAGGGTTTCCGACGTAGACACCTGGATCCGATAAGTCCTCCACTACGACCGCCCCCTGTCCGATGGTGACGTCGTCATGTACCGTGACATTTTCTCGGATGCATGCGTTCGGCGCGATTGTTACATTGTCACCGAGCACAACATTGAAAGCAATGACGGAACCTGCTGTGACCATGCATTTGCTGCCTATGTAACTTCCGCCTCCAATATGTACAAGATCGTCGAGCTTGGTATTGGCACAAACGGTCGTATCCTCGACGATAGCACGCTCTATCGTAGTGTTCGACCCGATCCATACCTGGTCGCCCACGATCACCCGCCCCAGTTGAGGAGGATGAAAAGGAACACCATCCTCGTCATCGATGAAGCCCCACCCCTCGCTACCTACCACAGCTCCGTCCTTTATCACGCATTGCTTCCCTATTGTTGCCGGACCATTGATTACGACGTTGCTGAGAATCTTGGTATTGTCTCCTATTTCCACATCGGGACCGATAACGGACAAGGCGCCGACCATGACGTTGCGACCTATCCTGGCTTTGTCGGAAACTACAGCGGAAGGATGTACGGTATTCATGGTAAGAGTGGAAAAAAACTCTCTTAGGACGTTGCCCATGTCCAGTTCGGGGCGGTCAGTGACGATGTATGCATGGCATGGCGATCTTTCCTCTGGGGTAGAGGTCAAAAGCAGGATGTTTGCGGGGTTGGCGACATTGCGCGCCGGCCCCGATTGGTAAATCCTTAGGGAACGGGGCCCCTCCAAGATAAAATCCGTCCCAACCAGGTCCCTGTTTAGGAACCCCGCTATCTCAGAGGCCCAAACTTCAAACTTTTTCAGTTCGTACATTGGTCATCTCCTTTTGATAAGTGCCAGATTAAGGATGAATCTGACGGGAAGGCACACCTGCTACTGTCGCGCCGTCCTGGACATCCTTAAGAACCACGCTCCCCAACCCAACGACTGCTCGGTCACCCACTATTACCTTTTGCTTAACCACGCTATTAGGTGCAATCCAGCACCGTTCCCCAATCACAGCACAGCCGCATATCACCACATTGGCCATCACCAACGTATTCCTACCAATGGTGACGTTGTGTCCTACCTGTACTAGATCGTCAATCTTGCTCCCTTGCCGTATCAGGGTAGCCCCGAGCGAGGCGATTTCGACACTGGAGCACGCTCCAATCCAGACGTCGTCCTCGATTACAATCCTGCCAAGATGCGGAAAGTGTAAAGGACTTCCGTCGTCATCATATTCAAAGCCGAAGCCCTGTGCCCCGATCACGCTATTGGACTTAATTCTGCAGCGCTTGCCGAGGCTGACATTACCTTCTATAACCACTCCGGAACCGATTTCACAGCCTTCACCGATCTCGACTCCTCCCTCTATCCTGGTGTAGGCACCGACAATGACATCGCTGCCAATGCGAGCATCGGGAGAGACGAGTGCGGTCGGATGAATCCCTACGGTCTTGCGAGGCAAAAAGAACTTGGTTAGAACCTTGATGAAATCCAAACGCGGATTGTCCGAAACAATATGCGAACCAGACAGATGTGGCGCAGTTTCTTGGTCGCAAATGATCAAAGCAGGGTTCCCCTTGACGACCGCGGCTATTCTCTCAGGCGTCAGACTGCGCACCCACACCAGGTCTCCCCCCCCACACTCTTTCAAATCAGCAGGTTTCACTACCGGAACATCTGCTCCGTGCAAAGGCTTGCCGAGAAACCCGGCGATGTCAGCTGCAAATAGATCCCGCATTCGCGTCCCCTCTTTTGTCAATAAGCCTTTCTCACCCTCTTGGTTTTCCCTTCCGATCGTGGGAACATCCCATATTCCAACAGTTCCACTGCAGGCGTAAAATTGAGCTCTGATGCACACAACTCTGTTAGCATCTCCATAAGTCCGGGGAATTCATCCTTGGTCACCGTCTGCCCTGCTTCAACACGAAGCACCGGCCTTTCATAGGGAGGCGGTGTCGTAAGGACCAGCTCATACTCCCCGCTGAAACAGGCGTGGCGATCAGACAGGATTTTGCCGACTGAACTGGGGTAAACGTTGATCCCACGCACGGTAATCATGTCATCAACACGGTCTACCACCTTGAATCTAAGAGAGTTCCGCCCGCAATCACACCTGGAAGTTGACAACACTTCGATCAGGTCACCGGTTTTGTAACGGAGTAGAGGCTGTGCCTCACGAGTGAGGTTAGTCAGAACCATCTCGCCAATCTGGCCTGCAACAACAGGCAGCTTGATTCCACTATCGGGATTTATCAGTTCCAAATGGATTATCCCCTGGCCATGGAAATGAAGCCCTGCTTGATGTTCACATTCGGATCCGAAAATGCTCAGCACATCCGACATTCCGTAGTTGGCATCCATGGGTTCAAGCCCCCAAGTGCTTCGTATTTTTTCTCTGATTTCCGGATTCTGCAGTCCCCCTTCCCCCCCCAGGAAGGCCTTTTTGAGTCCGAGATCCTTTGGTGTGATTCCGAAATCCTCCTTCAGTAAAAGCTCAAGCCGTGACAGGTATGACGGAGTGCAGGAGATGCCCGTGGGCTTTATTCTTCTAATGGTTTCTATCAGTTTATGTGAGTGGCCTACACCAAAGGGAACAACCATGGCGCCGACTCCCTCAAGGCTCAAATGGTCAGTGACCCCTCCCGCCCACATACAATAACTTAGGCAGTGAACAACGGTATCGTTGGGAGTCAACCCGGCGCATCTAAAGGCACGGATTCCTGCTGTCAAAGTAGATTGGACGTCCTTTTCCGTCATTGCAATGAAGACGGATCGCCCGGAAGAACCGGAAGTGACATGGACCCGCCGCAGATTTTCCTGCATTTGTGGAGCATTGGCCAACCGGCCAAAGG
It encodes the following:
- a CDS encoding phenylacetate--CoA ligase family protein; this encodes MLEAIETLTYEECSEKVDFPLLGKQLKYIADCSDFYNEKWKAVGLATSDVLEMKNFGELPFTSKEDVLKEQADFPPFGRLANAPQMQENLRRVHVTSGSSGRSVFIAMTEKDVQSTLTAGIRAFRCAGLTPNDTVVHCLSYCMWAGGVTDHLSLEGVGAMVVPFGVGHSHKLIETIRRIKPTGISCTPSYLSRLELLLKEDFGITPKDLGLKKAFLGGEGGLQNPEIREKIRSTWGLEPMDANYGMSDVLSIFGSECEHQAGLHFHGQGIIHLELINPDSGIKLPVVAGQIGEMVLTNLTREAQPLLRYKTGDLIEVLSTSRCDCGRNSLRFKVVDRVDDMITVRGINVYPSSVGKILSDRHACFSGEYELVLTTPPPYERPVLRVEAGQTVTKDEFPGLMEMLTELCASELNFTPAVELLEYGMFPRSEGKTKRVRKAY
- a CDS encoding radical SAM protein, translating into MSQLLPEKITPFLRERLSDLKSSEGPESRAYLGLALQYCKSEEEGAVANEHSLKHYEAGVEVHNEECILPGLERLYRKTLVIEPTLVCLAHCRYCLRSNYAKHTLSEKQLIEVAKYCGHPSNRDILNEVLITGGDPLIFPQRLEVLLNALIEYAPNIKIARIASRIPGQDPARIDQSVQNLFSNKPSLRFELATQINHPVEFFPEVEAAFKRISDCGVKVYSQNVLLKGVNDNIETLVELYNKMRQNNIESHYLFHCIPMVGIHHLRTSVTRGLQLVKELVCSGKISGRAKPMFAAMSDIGKITFYEGVVVEKKDNKILLQSNYRYDERRMWNGSWQLPATAEVDERGYLRVWYDDAC
- a CDS encoding glycosyltransferase family 4 protein, which translates into the protein MNIWLIKDGENQPLVPNSRKMRTWILGEVLQERGHNVTWWCSTFYHQGKELLFDHDAVSEVKAQFNQRLLHAGTYKKNFSFRRFLHHRRLAKRFSACAKKLPAPDIIVSAMPIIDLAHAAVRFSKEKSIPIVIDVRDMWPDTIVDEFPRPFKTFARLVLDGYFRMTKELLTDADGIVAVSRGCLQWGVRIAGRPQRSTDRVFYIGYQPNPVIDATRSKYAELAHDKVVFSFVGTFGKTYDFDTVISTAKRLCQERNTRIHFVFAGTGEQYDEVCRQVNELPNVTMLGWINKEDILHLMSISHVGMMPAGAGKSNYNAMPNKPFEYFSAAIPIVSSLQGEMEALIDAYSVGYSYPPGDVASFYRIVTLLSADSALRSELGANARKLYESQFRSDMIYGQYADYIENLASARG
- a CDS encoding sugar transferase, with protein sequence MLKRGADFVLSLLVLLVLWPLLLAAAVAVKLSSPGPVFYRGVRSGLNGTTFRILKFRSMVLDAEALGGPTTGTNDPRVTRVGAFLRKTKLDELPQFLNVLKGDMSLVGPRPEVLEYTSQYSGEERCILCMRPGITDYASIEFADLDDQVGSEDPDRFFREHILPRKNALRVKYVKEWSLGSDLVILWQTAWRVLKRAAHR
- a CDS encoding DapH/DapD/GlmU-related protein, whose translation is MRDLFAADIAGFLGKPLHGADVPVVKPADLKECGGGDLVWVRSLTPERIAAVVKGNPALIICDQETAPHLSGSHIVSDNPRLDFIKVLTKFFLPRKTVGIHPTALVSPDARIGSDVIVGAYTRIEGGVEIGEGCEIGSGVVIEGNVSLGKRCRIKSNSVIGAQGFGFEYDDDGSPLHFPHLGRIVIEDDVWIGACSSVEIASLGATLIRQGSKIDDLVQVGHNVTIGRNTLVMANVVICGCAVIGERCWIAPNSVVKQKVIVGDRAVVGLGSVVLKDVQDGATVAGVPSRQIHP
- a CDS encoding class I SAM-dependent methyltransferase, with the protein product MNRKEQEMQFHNMREEDRSCMDEESFLKKYSNKKYYAIQRKSTEYIDGLIERSVKGKTVLDYCCGLGAMSLQMAQKGGIVYGIDISDESVKTAEAEAKKAGVADRTNFSVMDAEELQFPDNTFDVILCSGVLHHLDLDNAYPELARVLKPGGLIICGEALGYNPIISLYRKMTPHLRTAWEAEHILTLRDLRKAKKYFGTVKVDYFHLASIAAVPFRNTPIFKPILSTLEAVDDVLLKIPYVQLMAWQMIFTLSDPKVAK
- a CDS encoding DapH/DapD/GlmU-related protein; its protein translation is MYELKKFEVWASEIAGFLNRDLVGTDFILEGPRSLRIYQSGPARNVANPANILLLTSTPEERSPCHAYIVTDRPELDMGNVLREFFSTLTMNTVHPSAVVSDKARIGRNVMVGALSVIGPDVEIGDNTKILSNVVINGPATIGKQCVIKDGAVVGSEGWGFIDDEDGVPFHPPQLGRVIVGDQVWIGSNTTIERAIVEDTTVCANTKLDDLVHIGGGSYIGSKCMVTAGSVIAFNVVLGDNVTIAPNACIRENVTVHDDVTIGQGAVVVEDLSDPGVYVGNPARFLR